The following coding sequences lie in one Mucilaginibacter sp. KACC 22773 genomic window:
- a CDS encoding Mpo1 family 2-hydroxy fatty acid dioxygenase, with the protein MASKKTANDKGRAQADAKANESIARQYINRYALSHQDPANQVIHYICVPLLMFSVFGLLWAIPFPYFKFLGTYNGYFNWASFAIAIAVYYYLRISPLISYTMLFVLLGFSYVIMTLLSWQTTGGPAMWLVCLIIFIPSACLVLIGNTREKTFAQYGFNLKLLPIAPVYLVYILLKKFGINS; encoded by the coding sequence GTGGCCAGCAAAAAAACAGCAAACGATAAAGGCAGGGCGCAAGCCGATGCCAAAGCTAACGAAAGTATTGCCCGGCAATACATTAACAGGTATGCACTAAGTCACCAGGATCCAGCTAACCAGGTGATACATTATATATGTGTGCCCTTGTTAATGTTTAGCGTATTTGGGTTGCTTTGGGCTATTCCTTTTCCCTACTTTAAATTTTTAGGAACATATAACGGGTATTTTAACTGGGCGTCATTTGCCATCGCGATAGCGGTTTATTATTACCTGCGTATATCGCCGCTTATTTCGTACACCATGCTGTTTGTATTGTTAGGGTTTAGCTATGTTATCATGACGTTGTTAAGCTGGCAAACAACAGGCGGCCCGGCAATGTGGCTGGTGTGCCTTATTATTTTTATTCCCTCGGCATGCCTGGTATTAATTGGTAACACCCGCGAAAAAACTTTCGCGCAATATGGGTTTAATTTAAAGCTGTTACCTATAGCCCCTGTTTACCTTGTGTATATACTTTTAAAGAAGTTTGGTATTAATAGCTGA
- a CDS encoding cell division protein ZapA, with the protein MGEISIKINIADRVYPLKVNMEEEEIIRRAAKLINDRIKEYQENYAVRDKQDLLSMCVLHYATSSLKAEKKVNNEDTDVAEKVYQLDHMLNEFFSK; encoded by the coding sequence ATGGGAGAAATCTCAATAAAAATAAATATTGCTGACAGAGTTTACCCCTTAAAGGTAAACATGGAGGAAGAAGAAATAATACGCAGGGCGGCTAAACTAATTAATGATCGGATAAAGGAATATCAGGAAAATTATGCGGTGAGGGATAAGCAGGACTTGCTTTCGATGTGTGTGTTGCATTATGCCACATCCTCGTTAAAGGCAGAGAAGAAGGTGAACAACGAAGATACCGATGTTGCCGAAAAGGTTTACCAGTTAGACCACATGCTGAACGAATTTTTTTCGAAGTAA
- the rny gene encoding ribonuclease Y, whose translation MDILLYVIIGLLVGLGLGIVIGRFLLRKLFKDQETSAQNKVKKILKDAENNAEILKKNKLLEAKEKFLQMKAEHEQEVTNKNNNINQRENGVKQKEQSLNQRLENMNRKESELDNTRKNLEKQTEIVVKKQEEVDILKNSHLQQLETIAGLSAEEAKNQLVDNLREEARSKAMIQIKDIVDEAKLTATKEAKKIVIQTIQRTATESAIENTVSIFNIENDEIKGRIIGREGRNIRALEAATGIEIIVDDTPEAIILSGFDPVRREIARLAMHRLVTDGRIHPARIEEVVAKTKKQIEEEIVEIGERTVIDLGIHGLHPELIRMVGRMRYRSSYGQNLLQHSREVANFCATMAAELGLNVKMAKRAGLLHDIGKVPDDNPELPHAILGMQLAEKYKEHPEVCNAIGAHHDEIEMTSMLSPIIQACDAISGARPGARREVVESYIKRLKELEELALSYPGVEKTFAIQAGRELRVVVESEKISDAQSEVLAADISNRIQTEMTYPGQIKVTVIRETRSVAFAK comes from the coding sequence ATGGACATATTACTATACGTTATTATCGGACTACTCGTGGGCCTCGGCCTCGGGATAGTCATCGGGCGCTTCCTGTTACGGAAGCTTTTTAAAGACCAGGAAACATCGGCACAAAATAAAGTGAAAAAGATTTTGAAGGATGCCGAAAACAACGCCGAGATCCTGAAGAAAAACAAGTTACTGGAAGCCAAAGAAAAGTTTTTGCAAATGAAAGCAGAACATGAGCAGGAAGTAACCAACAAAAATAACAACATTAACCAGCGCGAGAATGGTGTAAAACAAAAAGAGCAATCATTAAACCAGCGCCTGGAGAATATGAACCGCAAGGAAAGTGAGCTGGATAATACCCGCAAAAACCTGGAGAAACAAACCGAAATTGTTGTAAAAAAACAAGAAGAGGTTGATATCCTGAAAAACTCCCACCTGCAACAGTTGGAAACCATTGCCGGCCTATCGGCCGAGGAAGCTAAAAACCAGTTGGTTGATAATCTGCGCGAGGAAGCCCGCAGCAAGGCCATGATCCAGATTAAGGATATTGTGGACGAAGCTAAGCTTACTGCTACTAAAGAAGCCAAAAAGATAGTTATCCAAACCATTCAGCGTACCGCTACCGAGAGTGCTATTGAAAACACGGTATCGATATTTAATATCGAAAATGACGAGATCAAGGGCCGTATCATCGGTCGCGAAGGCCGTAACATCCGTGCTTTGGAAGCCGCTACAGGTATCGAAATTATTGTTGACGATACCCCGGAAGCCATCATCTTGTCTGGCTTTGACCCGGTAAGGCGCGAGATTGCAAGGTTGGCTATGCACCGTTTGGTAACCGATGGCCGTATACACCCGGCACGTATTGAAGAGGTGGTTGCCAAAACCAAAAAGCAAATTGAAGAAGAAATTGTTGAAATAGGCGAGCGCACCGTTATAGACCTTGGTATTCATGGTTTACATCCTGAGCTTATCCGTATGGTTGGTAGGATGCGTTATCGTTCATCATACGGTCAAAACCTGTTACAGCACTCGCGCGAGGTTGCTAACTTTTGCGCAACGATGGCTGCCGAGTTAGGCTTGAACGTGAAGATGGCAAAACGTGCCGGCTTATTGCACGATATTGGTAAAGTACCTGATGATAACCCCGAACTGCCACACGCTATTTTGGGTATGCAATTAGCCGAAAAATATAAAGAGCATCCGGAAGTTTGTAACGCCATTGGGGCTCACCACGATGAGATCGAGATGACCTCGATGCTGTCGCCGATTATCCAGGCCTGTGATGCTATTTCAGGCGCCCGCCCCGGTGCACGCCGCGAGGTGGTTGAAAGCTACATCAAACGCCTGAAAGAACTGGAAGAACTGGCGCTATCATACCCCGGTGTCGAAAAAACATTTGCTATCCAGGCCGGCCGCGAACTGCGTGTGGTTGTTGAAAGCGAAAAAATAAGCGATGCACAATCAGAAGTGTTAGCGGCAGATATTTCAAACCGTATCCAAACGGAGATGACTTATCCCGGCCAGATAAAGGTTACCGTGATCAGGGAAACCCGCTCGGTGGCGTTTGCTAAATAG